One part of the Sulfolobus tengchongensis genome encodes these proteins:
- a CDS encoding amidohydrolase yields MEIRNKEYTLKNCKFVVNYDEVLENVNIVIQEDGYIKTIGRESEGDEIDCSNYVAIPGLVNAHTHTPMISLRGYYDDAELNEWLQKMWEYEKTFTLDAMNISSELAIIEMLSKGTTAFIDMYFNPDGVKSLAEKYGIRAYAGYTFLDDLFEPYEIDKKQRLLKQSELFRPVVNVHSVYSASLRTLELAKQLAEEMNTWIHIHVSETRKEIYEIKKKYGKFPVELLNELNMAQNSQMVHLGWVASWELNYVRHATHCPTSNMKLATAGFFPFKELLTKGVNVTIGTDGPASNNSLDMFREMKNAVLLQRHSYWDVEIKAHHVFKASTEEGYKLIGIKGGRIEEGYVADIVLLEKDNLYPLKKDRILSNIAYNAVGEHVRKVIVNGKLVYDEEKHKELFRKRRKELLELLDNIIP; encoded by the coding sequence GTGGAGATACGAAATAAAGAATATACATTAAAGAATTGTAAGTTTGTTGTAAATTATGATGAGGTACTGGAAAACGTCAATATAGTTATACAAGAAGACGGTTACATAAAAACGATAGGAAGAGAATCTGAAGGAGACGAAATTGATTGTTCCAATTACGTTGCAATCCCTGGTTTGGTTAATGCTCATACACACACTCCAATGATATCTTTACGTGGATATTATGATGACGCAGAACTAAATGAATGGTTACAAAAGATGTGGGAATATGAGAAAACATTTACATTAGATGCGATGAATATTTCCTCAGAACTAGCCATTATTGAGATGTTATCAAAAGGTACCACAGCATTTATAGATATGTACTTTAACCCTGATGGAGTGAAGAGTCTAGCTGAGAAGTATGGGATAAGAGCTTATGCTGGCTATACGTTTCTTGATGACCTTTTTGAACCCTATGAAATAGATAAGAAACAAAGACTACTCAAACAAAGTGAACTGTTTAGGCCAGTTGTTAACGTTCACAGCGTATATTCTGCTTCGTTAAGAACGTTGGAGTTGGCTAAACAATTAGCTGAGGAAATGAACACCTGGATTCATATCCATGTATCTGAAACAAGAAAAGAGATATACGAGATAAAGAAAAAATATGGAAAATTTCCAGTAGAGTTGCTTAATGAACTAAATATGGCACAAAATTCGCAAATGGTTCATTTAGGATGGGTAGCTAGCTGGGAACTAAATTACGTAAGACATGCAACCCATTGTCCAACATCTAATATGAAGTTAGCTACTGCAGGATTTTTTCCATTTAAAGAATTATTAACAAAAGGAGTAAACGTAACTATAGGTACCGATGGGCCAGCAAGTAATAACTCTTTAGATATGTTCAGAGAGATGAAAAATGCTGTATTACTCCAAAGGCATTCGTATTGGGATGTTGAAATAAAAGCACACCACGTATTTAAGGCATCAACGGAAGAGGGATATAAATTAATTGGAATAAAAGGAGGAAGAATAGAAGAAGGATATGTCGCTGATATAGTACTATTGGAGAAGGATAATTTATATCCGTTAAAAAAGGATAGAATACTCTCAAATATAGCGTATAATGCGGTTGGAGAGCACGTACGGAAAGTCATAGTAAACGGGAAATTAGTTTATGATGAGGAAAAACATAAAGAGCTTTTTAGGAAAAGAAGGAAAGAACTACTTGAACTTTTGGATAATATTATACCCTAA
- a CDS encoding diphthine--ammonia ligase, giving the protein MKICALFSGGKDSTYALHWAVLKGFEVICLITLIPKREDSWMFQYPNVIYTRYQADAMGFNLITFNTSGEKEKELEDLRNVLLEAKEEGAEGIISGALLSDYQRLNISLIAEELGLKTFTPLWRKNQEEYMRWLVREGFKFIITSASAYGFPFNLLGKEITEEDVEKIITSARKYGFNPAFEGGEAETFVIYAPLFKRQLKVEGELRKISEYEWRYEIKNIH; this is encoded by the coding sequence ATGAAGATTTGTGCTTTATTTTCTGGGGGAAAAGATAGTACATATGCACTACATTGGGCAGTTTTAAAAGGATTTGAGGTTATATGTCTGATAACGTTAATACCTAAAAGAGAAGATTCATGGATGTTCCAATATCCTAACGTGATTTACACACGCTATCAAGCAGATGCAATGGGATTTAATCTGATCACCTTTAACACTAGTGGAGAAAAAGAGAAAGAGTTAGAAGACCTCAGAAACGTTCTTTTAGAGGCTAAAGAGGAAGGCGCTGAAGGAATTATAAGTGGAGCCTTACTTTCAGATTATCAAAGATTAAATATAAGTCTAATAGCAGAGGAATTAGGATTAAAAACGTTCACACCACTCTGGAGAAAAAACCAAGAGGAGTACATGAGATGGTTAGTTAGAGAAGGATTCAAATTTATAATAACCTCAGCTTCTGCGTATGGCTTTCCTTTTAATCTCTTGGGTAAGGAAATTACCGAAGAAGACGTAGAGAAGATAATTACAAGTGCTAGAAAATATGGATTTAATCCCGCATTTGAGGGAGGTGAAGCAGAAACTTTCGTAATATATGCTCCTCTATTTAAAAGACAATTAAAAGTTGAAGGAGAATTAAGAAAAATAAGTGAGTACGAGTGGAGATACGAAATAAAGAATATACATTAA